Proteins from one Mytilus galloprovincialis chromosome 11, xbMytGall1.hap1.1, whole genome shotgun sequence genomic window:
- the LOC143050860 gene encoding uncharacterized protein LOC143050860 has protein sequence MRLRLGLLQEHLADIFRVSESTVSRIMNTWINFLFDNCKSLVTWPTREQIVCNLPKLFTGHPDTRIVVDCINLYIEKPSSLKAQWMTWSEYKHSNTFKVLIGVTPSGMVTFISRLWGGNVSDRHIVQHDEFLPKLSKGDVIMADKGFTVEDLLPADVGLNMPPRVSTKKQMSHLEFFKTNSIASARIVVEMKMEQIKNYNILNSRLPISEAHLSEQMIFICAAFTNLLPPLLK, from the coding sequence ATGCGATTGCGACTAGGACTTTTGCAGGAACATTTAGCTGATATTTTTAGAGTGTCTGAATCCACTGTTTCTCGTATAATGAACACTTGGATTAACTTTCTATTTGATAATTGCAAATCATTAGTAACCTGGCCAACACGAGAACAAATAGTTTGTAACTTGCCAAAACTTTTCACTGGGCATCCAGATACAAGAATTGTGGTAGATTGCATTAATTTATACATTGAAAAACCTTCATCATTAAAGGCTCAATGGATGACTTGGTCTGAATACAAGCACTCTAACACCTTCAAGGTACTGATTGGTGTAACACCAAGTGGCATGGTAACTTTCATTTCTAGACTGTGGGGAGGAAATGTGTCAGATCGTCACATTGTGCAACATGATGAATTTTTGCCAAAACTTAGCAAAGGAGATGTAATTATGGCTGATAAGGGCTTCACCGTAGAAGACCTGCTTCCAGCCGATGTGGGACTAAATATGCCACCAAGAGTCTCAACGAAGAAGCAGATGTCACACCTGGAATTTTTTAAGACCAATAGCATTGCTTCTGCAAGAATAGTTGTGGAAATGAAAATGGAGCAAATAAAAAACTATAATATACTAAACTCTCGTTTACCAATATCTGAGGCTCATTTATCAGAGCAAATGATTTTCATTTGTGCCGCATTTACAAATTTGTTGCCTCCacttcttaaataa